One genomic segment of Oreochromis aureus strain Israel breed Guangdong linkage group 9, ZZ_aureus, whole genome shotgun sequence includes these proteins:
- the LOC120441871 gene encoding zinc finger protein 239-like produces the protein MSSTQKDQHGTRSQRSQEADKPHRRKGEKKYSCDDCGKDFISKAHLEIHQVIHTGERPFSCDLCGKSFSSRGSLKAHKLIHSGVKAYSCDQCGKTFTHSPNLKSHLLTHSEIKAYSCDICGKTFRHIGSRNAHLLIHTGHDVHCCNQCGKVCLTGKALKQHMFIHSDERPYICDLCEKTFKSMHYLRLHQQIHTRKRLYKCSYCEKQSNTDGSSSQPCHHCGKAFRCDICGKTFSRQDYLKVHQRIHTGDKIKCCRECGRGFPTSRDLERHELIHSGVKMHVCDQCGSSFTLASGLKTHKRVHTGERPYKCRHCDKSFSQTGSRNKHERTHMEENFSCDQCD, from the exons atgagctcaacacagaag gaccaacatggaacgagaagtcagcgctctcaggaggccgacaaacctcacagaagaaagggagagaaaaaatacagctgtgacgattgtgggaaggattttattTCGAAGGCTCATCTAGAAAtccatcaggtcatccacactggagaaagACCTTttagctgtgacttgtgtggaaagtctttttcttcGAGGGGTTCCCTAAAAGCACACAAACtaatccacagtggagttaaagcgtacagctgtgatcagtgtggcaaaaCTTTTACTCACAGTCCCAACTTAAAAAGTCATCTACTTACCCACTCTgaaattaaggcatacagctgtgacatttgtgggAAGACTTTCAGACATATAGGGAGCCGAAATGCACACCTACTCATTCACACCGGACATGATGTGCACTGCTGTAATCAGTGTGGTAAAGTGTGTTTAACAGGAAAAGCCTTAAAACAGCACATGTTTATTCACTCTGATGAGAGACCTTATATATGTGACCtctgtgagaagacttttaaatctatGCATTACTTGAGGctacaccaacagatccacaccagaaagagactgtacaagtgcagttactgtgag aagcagagcaacacagatggatccagttctcaaccctgtcatcactgtgggAAAGCGTTTCGttgtgacatttgtggaaaaacattCAGTCGACAAGACTACCTCAAAGTACATCAACGTatacacactggagacaaaattaAGTGCTGCAGAGAATGTGGTAGAGGATTCCCCACATCACGTGACTTAGAACGACATGAACTcattcacagtggggttaaaatgcacgtctgtgaccagtgtgggtcatccttcaccctTGCAAGTGgccttaaaacacacaaacgtgtccacacaggagagagaccatacaagtgcagacactgtgacaaaagcttctcacaaaCAGGTAGTCGTAACAAGCATGAACGCACACACATGGAAGAGaacttcagctgtgaccagtgtgattAA